The following coding sequences lie in one Falsiruegeria litorea R37 genomic window:
- a CDS encoding DegT/DnrJ/EryC1/StrS family aminotransferase: MIPFVDLAAQQARIKPALDVAIARVLAHGKYILGPEVTELEEKLQAFVGVGHCITCANGTDALQIALMALDVGPGDEVITPGFSYIATAEAVAVLGAKPVYVDIDPVTFNLDPEGLVAAITPATKAIIPVSLYGQPADFVAINRIAEAYGLPVIEDGAQSFGATQGNSRSGALSTIGCTSFFPSKPLGCYGDGGAIFTSDSDLATRMRQIARHGQDRRYHHIRVGMNSRLDTLQAAVLLAKLELFEEEIAARDAVAARYGALLADAGIAIPTVAHGNISVWAQYTVRVLNRDMVQAALKEAGIPTAVHYPLPLNCQPAVADPNVNLPKGDKAATEVLSLPMHPYMDGDTQDQIVTALKRALSTASAQA, encoded by the coding sequence ATGATCCCTTTCGTCGACCTGGCCGCACAGCAGGCGCGAATTAAACCTGCGTTGGATGTCGCCATTGCCCGAGTGCTGGCACATGGCAAGTACATCTTGGGTCCCGAAGTGACTGAACTGGAAGAGAAGCTGCAGGCCTTCGTCGGCGTCGGCCACTGCATCACCTGCGCCAATGGCACGGATGCGTTGCAAATTGCGCTGATGGCTCTTGACGTTGGTCCGGGTGACGAAGTCATCACCCCAGGTTTCTCTTACATTGCCACTGCTGAGGCCGTGGCCGTGCTAGGCGCCAAGCCGGTCTATGTCGATATCGACCCCGTAACCTTTAACCTCGACCCAGAGGGGCTGGTGGCGGCGATCACGCCTGCGACAAAGGCGATCATTCCCGTCTCACTCTATGGCCAGCCCGCCGATTTTGTGGCCATCAATCGCATCGCCGAGGCCTATGGGCTGCCCGTGATCGAAGACGGTGCCCAAAGCTTTGGCGCCACCCAAGGCAATTCTCGTTCAGGTGCCCTGTCGACGATTGGTTGCACCAGCTTTTTCCCGTCCAAACCCCTAGGTTGCTATGGTGATGGCGGGGCCATCTTTACCTCGGATTCTGACTTGGCCACACGAATGCGTCAAATTGCACGTCATGGGCAGGATCGGCGCTATCACCATATTCGGGTCGGGATGAACAGCCGACTTGATACTTTGCAGGCCGCGGTTCTGCTTGCCAAGCTGGAGCTTTTTGAGGAAGAGATCGCTGCGCGAGACGCAGTGGCTGCGCGGTATGGTGCGCTTCTGGCAGATGCCGGGATCGCAATACCAACAGTGGCACACGGCAACATCAGCGTCTGGGCGCAGTATACGGTGCGCGTGCTGAACCGTGACATGGTGCAGGCCGCGCTAAAGGAAGCAGGCATCCCTACGGCGGTCCATTACCCACTGCCCTTGAATTGCCAGCCTGCCGTGGCGGACCCGAATGTCAATCTGCCCAAAGGAGACAAGGCAGCTACCGAAGTGTTGAGCCTGCCAATGCATCCGTACATGGACGGCGACACCCAGGATCAGATCGTGACCGCATTGAAGCGGGCGTTGTCAACAGCTTCGGCGCAGGCTTAA
- a CDS encoding Gfo/Idh/MocA family protein, whose amino-acid sequence MKNFALIGAAGYIAPRHMKAIADTGHKLVAALDPNDSVGIIDSHFPEAYFFTEFERFDRHIDKLRRSGASQLDYISICSPNYLHDSHMRFALRSGADAICEKPLVLNPWNIDGLIEMENDTGRKINTILQLRVHPSIIALREKIRKSPKDSKHEVDLTYITSRGRWYLQSWKGTTDKSGGIATNIGVHFFDMLHFLFGDLQDNVVHLNEPTKAAGYLEYEHARCRWFLSLDVGDVPAEARATGQRTYRSITIDGEEIEFSGGFTDLHTLSYQEILKGRGFGVEENRVAIQTVSAIRDLPTQRSGEIHPFVSQTK is encoded by the coding sequence ATGAAGAATTTTGCGCTCATCGGTGCCGCTGGTTACATCGCGCCGCGCCATATGAAGGCGATCGCGGACACTGGTCATAAGTTGGTGGCTGCCCTTGATCCCAATGACTCAGTCGGCATCATCGACAGCCATTTCCCAGAGGCGTACTTCTTCACCGAGTTTGAACGCTTCGACCGCCATATCGACAAATTGCGTCGTTCTGGGGCAAGCCAGTTGGACTATATCTCGATCTGTTCACCCAACTATCTTCACGACAGCCATATGCGATTTGCCTTGCGCTCTGGTGCCGATGCAATTTGCGAAAAACCGCTTGTGCTCAATCCTTGGAACATTGATGGCCTGATCGAGATGGAAAACGATACAGGGCGCAAGATCAACACGATCCTGCAACTGCGTGTCCACCCGTCGATCATCGCGCTGCGCGAAAAAATTCGCAAAAGCCCTAAAGATAGCAAGCACGAGGTGGATCTGACCTATATCACCTCGCGGGGGCGTTGGTATCTTCAGAGTTGGAAGGGCACCACGGACAAGTCGGGCGGCATTGCGACGAATATCGGTGTGCATTTCTTCGACATGCTGCATTTTTTGTTCGGTGATTTGCAGGACAATGTCGTACACTTGAACGAGCCCACCAAGGCTGCAGGGTATCTGGAATATGAACATGCGCGCTGCCGCTGGTTCTTGTCGCTTGATGTAGGGGATGTCCCCGCAGAGGCGCGAGCAACAGGGCAAAGGACGTATCGGTCGATCACCATTGACGGAGAAGAGATCGAGTTCTCCGGTGGTTTCACGGATCTTCACACGCTCAGCTATCAGGAAATCCTGAAAGGCAGAGGATTTGGCGTCGAAGAAAACCGAGTGGCCATTCAGACGGTTTCGGCGATCCGTGACCTGCCAACTCAGCGTTCTGGCGAGATACACCCCTTCGTGAGCCAGACCAAATGA
- a CDS encoding N-acetyltransferase, whose protein sequence is MIYSAHPSAIVDDGAQIGEGSRIWHFVHVCAGARIGRNVSMGQGVFVGNDVSIGDDCKIQNNVSVYDNVTLEEGVFCGPSMVFTNVYNPRALIERKSEYRDTLVRRGATLGANCTVVCGVTIGAFAFLAAGAVITRDVPDFALMAGVPARQAGWMSAFGEQLDLPLEGEAEVICPHTGDTYTLSDGTVTRREVQS, encoded by the coding sequence ATGATCTACAGCGCTCACCCCAGTGCGATCGTCGACGATGGCGCACAAATCGGCGAGGGCAGCCGGATCTGGCACTTCGTTCACGTCTGTGCCGGCGCGCGGATCGGTCGAAACGTGTCAATGGGCCAGGGTGTTTTTGTCGGCAACGACGTCTCCATAGGAGATGACTGCAAGATTCAGAACAACGTCTCGGTCTATGACAACGTTACGCTTGAAGAGGGCGTCTTTTGCGGACCCAGCATGGTGTTCACCAACGTCTACAATCCACGTGCTCTAATTGAACGCAAATCCGAGTATCGCGATACATTGGTTCGCCGTGGCGCAACGCTGGGCGCCAACTGTACCGTGGTTTGCGGCGTGACCATTGGCGCCTTTGCCTTTTTGGCCGCTGGCGCCGTAATCACGCGTGATGTGCCGGATTTCGCGTTGATGGCCGGTGTACCAGCACGCCAAGCGGGCTGGATGAGCGCCTTTGGCGAACAACTGGACCTACCACTTGAAGGTGAGGCGGAAGTCATCTGCCCTCATACAGGCGATACTTACACCTTGTCGGACGGCACAGTGACCCGAAGAGAGGTCCAGTCATGA
- a CDS encoding GDP-mannose 4,6-dehydratase, translating to MSKTALILGISGQDGAYLAQLLLEKGYIVVGTSRDATIQRFGNLERLGIADRIVTHSMVLTDFRSVVQTLSAVNPDEIYNLSGQSSVGLSFQQPLETLESIAVGVINLMEAIRFLQLPVRFYNAGSSECFGETSRDGAREDTSFKPRSPYATAKATAFWGVANYREAYGLQACTGILFNHESPLRPNRFVTQKIVAGAVAIARAGGGELHLGTLTVSRDWGWAPEYVDAMWRMLQQETLQDYVIATGESYTLQAFCDAAFAAVGLRSEDHVRTSQKFERPSDIAYSLGNPRLAAERLDWRPSMRMPQVVEAMVRAEWDAT from the coding sequence ATGAGCAAGACGGCTCTCATTCTAGGCATTTCTGGACAAGACGGAGCGTATCTGGCGCAACTGCTCTTGGAAAAAGGCTATATTGTCGTGGGAACATCACGTGACGCCACCATTCAGCGGTTCGGAAATTTGGAACGGTTGGGCATCGCTGACCGGATCGTCACTCATTCGATGGTGCTGACGGACTTCCGCAGTGTGGTTCAGACGCTCAGTGCGGTTAACCCTGATGAAATCTACAACCTGTCTGGCCAAAGCTCAGTCGGGCTGTCATTCCAACAACCGTTGGAGACGCTTGAAAGTATCGCAGTGGGGGTCATCAATTTGATGGAGGCCATCCGGTTCCTGCAGCTTCCTGTACGTTTCTACAATGCGGGTTCCAGTGAGTGTTTCGGCGAAACCTCTCGCGATGGCGCGCGCGAGGATACTTCGTTCAAACCCCGCAGCCCTTATGCCACCGCCAAGGCAACAGCGTTTTGGGGTGTCGCCAATTACCGAGAAGCCTATGGCCTGCAGGCCTGCACGGGAATCCTGTTCAATCATGAATCGCCCCTCCGCCCTAATCGCTTCGTGACTCAGAAGATCGTTGCTGGGGCCGTCGCAATCGCGCGGGCCGGTGGCGGTGAACTGCACCTTGGGACGTTAACGGTCAGTCGGGACTGGGGCTGGGCCCCAGAATACGTAGACGCGATGTGGCGCATGTTGCAGCAGGAAACGCTTCAGGACTACGTGATTGCTACGGGTGAAAGCTATACATTGCAGGCCTTCTGTGATGCGGCCTTTGCGGCGGTCGGACTCCGGTCCGAGGATCACGTCCGTACATCACAAAAATTCGAGCGCCCTTCCGACATCGCCTATAGTTTGGGCAATCCCCGCCTGGCAGCAGAGCGGCTGGACTGGAGACCCAGCATGCGTATGCCGCAGGTGGTCGAGGCTATGGTCCGAGCGGAATGGGATGCCACATGA
- a CDS encoding glycosyltransferase, giving the protein MSKRPFVLISFESVDGYPPVQNQARLLAQAGHPVHLVTQPRDRTKRDVDFEAPGVTLHVLPWRSLPNGLRQARIMAGMMRLLWTARRQAARLGPPIEIAYNPLGVLISDLTLGRPQQRVAHFHETFMYLDELPERRLKRAIGGYSLVVVPDAGRVPHTMEALELTDPPLVIENYPYRAESLPDRGAPRDTFEVVYCGTFGHDQRIDLLIDSVPLWPEHARLVFIGNTNTRFGPGFVQKVKDMGLQDRITFTGWMATGAAETRLAQSDLAVALLDATSHQWRTALGASNKRYQYMKAGLPQIGDMNPGIPELLEGEGIGTCIRKDTPEALAELVAAYATDPERRLNEGAKAFALHQEQFNYGRVLQRLPKALGLS; this is encoded by the coding sequence ATGAGCAAGCGTCCCTTTGTGCTGATTTCCTTCGAATCCGTCGATGGGTATCCGCCAGTTCAGAACCAGGCTCGACTTCTTGCCCAGGCAGGTCATCCCGTGCATCTGGTGACACAGCCACGGGATCGTACCAAGCGGGATGTGGACTTCGAGGCACCTGGGGTCACTCTGCATGTGCTGCCTTGGCGTTCGCTGCCCAATGGTCTGCGTCAGGCGCGCATTATGGCAGGGATGATGCGGTTACTCTGGACCGCGCGTCGCCAAGCCGCACGCCTCGGCCCTCCTATTGAGATTGCCTATAACCCTTTGGGCGTATTGATCAGCGATCTGACGTTAGGGCGCCCTCAACAGCGGGTGGCGCATTTCCACGAAACTTTCATGTATCTGGACGAGCTGCCCGAACGACGGTTGAAGCGGGCAATTGGCGGATACTCTCTTGTCGTCGTTCCCGACGCAGGCCGTGTCCCGCACACGATGGAGGCTCTGGAGCTTACGGACCCACCACTGGTGATCGAAAATTACCCTTACCGCGCCGAGTCCTTGCCGGATCGAGGGGCCCCTCGCGACACTTTTGAGGTGGTCTATTGCGGCACCTTTGGGCATGATCAACGCATTGACTTGCTGATCGATTCCGTGCCGCTTTGGCCCGAGCACGCGCGTCTTGTTTTCATTGGCAACACAAACACCCGGTTCGGCCCGGGCTTTGTGCAGAAAGTCAAAGACATGGGGCTGCAGGACCGCATCACCTTCACCGGTTGGATGGCAACCGGGGCAGCCGAAACACGCTTGGCTCAATCAGACCTGGCCGTGGCACTCTTGGATGCGACGTCGCATCAGTGGCGCACGGCGTTGGGCGCAAGCAACAAACGCTACCAATATATGAAAGCCGGATTGCCGCAGATCGGGGACATGAACCCCGGGATACCGGAGTTGCTTGAGGGCGAGGGTATTGGTACCTGCATCCGCAAGGATACACCAGAGGCTCTGGCAGAGCTGGTGGCGGCCTATGCAACCGACCCAGAGCGTCGCCTGAATGAAGGTGCAAAGGCCTTTGCATTGCACCAAGAACAGTTCAACTACGGTCGTGTGTTGCAGCGCCTTCCCAAGGCACTAGGATTGTCGTGA
- a CDS encoding MarR family EPS-associated transcriptional regulator, translating to MQNPNDNDLRVMRVLEQSPQMSQREIALHLKMSLGSVNYCLKALIDKGLVKVQNFRTSENRLAYAYVLTPAGLLEKVQLTKRFLRIKLEEYQRIESEIDALEEELRATAGNGGEIGPTPKG from the coding sequence ATGCAGAACCCCAACGATAACGACCTTCGTGTGATGCGCGTTCTAGAGCAGTCACCCCAGATGTCTCAACGTGAAATCGCGTTACATCTGAAGATGAGTCTCGGAAGTGTGAACTATTGCCTGAAGGCGTTGATCGACAAGGGGCTTGTCAAGGTCCAGAATTTTCGCACGTCGGAAAATCGTCTCGCTTATGCCTACGTATTGACCCCTGCGGGACTGCTTGAAAAAGTGCAGCTTACCAAACGGTTCCTGAGAATTAAATTGGAGGAATACCAGCGCATTGAATCTGAAATTGATGCGCTGGAAGAAGAGCTTAGGGCAACGGCCGGGAATGGGGGCGAAATAGGTCCCACGCCAAAAGGCTGA
- a CDS encoding glycosyltransferase, translating into MTISRNENQAPVADRPRMALVRRAVPQRLWANFEEAGRGIDLTVFETAIKPVEVESPETDAFQLLHHPAPSVADINRLLDEVQPQVVLCFGWGDLCSLASLTWAKARGCRTIVCSDSNRNDYARASHKEFAKAQILSAFDLAWAAGAQSAAYLEELGFAGEGIHVGALDTVDLAHFESNALAARSQGAALRSQMGLPERFFLCVARLSPEKNFERLLQAYARYHKMASPDRLWDLVVVGDGPLREALEAQSRTLGISEHVHFRGAAGYDDLGPYYGMAQAFVLASLKDTWAVVVNEAAAAHLPLLISTRAGSSEELVRDGENGFCFDPYDVGQLAARLAQLASGECDLANMGQRSREIVQGHGSEAYGQALTAMGKRAVTLPPRRFSPLARLACRMQLMQLK; encoded by the coding sequence GTGACCATAAGTCGCAACGAGAACCAGGCCCCTGTCGCTGACCGGCCTCGGATGGCGTTGGTGCGCCGCGCGGTGCCACAGCGACTGTGGGCCAATTTCGAAGAGGCAGGGCGTGGTATCGACCTGACTGTGTTCGAAACGGCAATCAAACCGGTCGAAGTGGAAAGCCCCGAGACCGACGCGTTCCAGTTGCTGCACCACCCGGCTCCTTCGGTGGCTGATATCAACCGTCTACTGGACGAAGTGCAGCCGCAGGTGGTGCTCTGCTTTGGCTGGGGAGATTTGTGCAGTTTGGCCTCACTGACTTGGGCCAAAGCTCGGGGCTGCCGGACCATAGTATGTAGTGATTCCAATCGGAACGATTATGCAAGGGCATCCCACAAGGAGTTTGCCAAGGCCCAGATCCTGAGTGCGTTCGACTTAGCCTGGGCGGCGGGAGCACAATCGGCCGCGTATCTCGAGGAGTTGGGATTTGCCGGTGAGGGCATCCATGTCGGGGCGCTCGACACCGTGGATCTTGCTCATTTCGAAAGTAATGCACTTGCTGCTCGATCCCAAGGTGCTGCGTTGCGTAGCCAGATGGGGTTGCCTGAGCGGTTCTTCCTCTGTGTTGCGCGCCTGTCGCCGGAAAAGAACTTCGAACGCCTGCTGCAGGCTTATGCCCGCTATCATAAGATGGCCTCGCCCGACAGGCTCTGGGATCTTGTGGTGGTGGGCGATGGCCCGCTGCGCGAGGCCCTTGAAGCGCAGAGCAGAACGCTCGGGATTTCCGAGCACGTACATTTCCGCGGTGCCGCTGGCTATGATGATCTCGGTCCTTATTACGGAATGGCGCAAGCCTTTGTGCTTGCAAGCCTCAAAGACACGTGGGCCGTCGTGGTCAATGAGGCTGCTGCAGCACATCTTCCGCTTTTGATCTCGACCCGGGCAGGCAGTTCCGAAGAACTGGTGCGAGACGGCGAGAACGGGTTCTGTTTTGACCCATACGACGTTGGCCAACTTGCCGCGCGGCTCGCGCAATTGGCCAGCGGTGAATGTGACTTGGCGAACATGGGACAGCGCAGTCGAGAGATCGTGCAGGGGCATGGCTCAGAAGCTTATGGGCAGGCTTTGACCGCGATGGGGAAACGCGCTGTCACCTTGCCTCCGCGACGGTTCAGCCCTCTGGCGCGACTGGCTTGCCGAATGCAGCTGATGCAATTGAAATAA
- a CDS encoding nucleotide sugar dehydrogenase: MIGIVGLGYVGQPLMLRYAEVGYCVLGFDISKGLVEQLNAGVSPIEHIDDSRISEAIKSGFVATTDFTRIGEVDAVILCVPTPLNKHREPDLSYVISTCEQIGPYLCEGQVVVLESTTYPGTTKEEIVPRLERGGLKVGETVFAVYSPEREDPGNINFTTSTIPKVVGGHTPACLQVGMALYDQAIDQLVPVSSTEAAEMTKLLENIHRAVNIGLVNEMKIVADRMGIDIFEVIDAAKTKPFGFTAYYPGPGLGGHCIPIDPFYLTWKAREFGLHTRFIELAGEVNRAMPEYVIAKLIGGLNARGKSVKGSKIMILGIAYKKNVDDMRESPSVEVMELVRDLGGDLSYADPHVPVFPRMREHHFDLSATPLTPETLAEQDVVILTTDHDAFDYDMIAHHAPLIIDARGIFRDLADHIIRA; this comes from the coding sequence GTGATCGGCATTGTTGGCTTGGGCTATGTGGGGCAACCCTTGATGCTGAGGTACGCAGAAGTCGGGTATTGTGTGCTTGGCTTCGATATCTCCAAGGGCCTGGTGGAACAGTTGAACGCAGGTGTCAGCCCGATCGAGCATATTGACGATTCCCGTATTTCCGAGGCCATCAAAAGCGGTTTTGTGGCGACGACGGACTTCACTCGCATCGGAGAGGTTGACGCCGTCATCCTCTGTGTCCCGACGCCTCTCAACAAGCACCGCGAACCCGATCTCAGCTATGTGATCAGCACCTGCGAGCAGATCGGCCCCTACCTGTGCGAAGGCCAGGTCGTGGTGCTCGAAAGCACGACCTACCCAGGCACCACAAAGGAAGAGATCGTTCCGCGGTTGGAACGCGGCGGGCTTAAGGTCGGCGAGACTGTGTTTGCCGTCTACTCGCCTGAGCGCGAAGATCCTGGCAACATCAATTTCACGACCAGCACCATCCCCAAGGTGGTGGGGGGGCACACACCAGCCTGCCTGCAGGTAGGTATGGCGCTTTATGATCAGGCGATCGACCAGCTGGTGCCGGTGAGTTCGACAGAGGCTGCCGAGATGACGAAGCTGCTGGAAAACATCCACCGCGCGGTGAATATTGGCCTCGTGAACGAGATGAAGATCGTCGCCGACCGTATGGGCATTGACATCTTTGAGGTGATTGATGCCGCCAAAACCAAACCTTTTGGCTTCACGGCATATTATCCTGGCCCGGGTCTCGGAGGGCACTGTATCCCGATTGATCCTTTCTACCTAACCTGGAAGGCGCGGGAGTTCGGCCTGCACACCCGCTTCATCGAGTTGGCGGGAGAGGTGAACCGGGCCATGCCCGAGTACGTGATTGCCAAGCTGATTGGCGGGCTCAACGCGAGAGGCAAGTCGGTCAAAGGGTCTAAGATCATGATCTTGGGCATCGCCTACAAGAAGAACGTGGACGATATGCGCGAGAGCCCATCGGTTGAGGTGATGGAACTGGTGCGCGATTTGGGCGGGGACCTCAGCTATGCTGACCCGCATGTCCCGGTCTTCCCGAGGATGCGTGAGCATCACTTCGATCTTAGCGCGACCCCCCTGACCCCTGAAACCCTAGCTGAGCAGGACGTCGTGATTTTGACCACCGACCACGATGCATTCGACTACGACATGATCGCGCATCATGCGCCGCTCATCATTGATGCGCGCGGAATTTTCCGTGATCTGGCCGATCATATCATCCGAGCGTGA
- a CDS encoding FkbM family methyltransferase, whose protein sequence is MLQSLFWNPVGQRLVPRITKLGRIFDTVVRGYSLMGISNGERWLSSLLEQDPVIFDVGFHDGESSSELLAVRPNARVHAFDPSRFAKSAHDTRFGDDARVSFHNMAISDAPGVLTFYDYENMCNSLAPRKDDLDQTAQTYDVPVSTLDSVCAKEGIASINFLKIDAEGYDLNVIEGARGLLENQSIDIIMFEFASGWAATKRYLWEADALCKDVPYKMFHMFNGFLCPFVYDVRKDSCCTLPAMYVLISEKRLARGNIPMRSYSF, encoded by the coding sequence ATGCTACAGAGCCTGTTCTGGAACCCCGTTGGCCAAAGGCTGGTGCCACGCATCACCAAATTGGGTCGTATCTTTGACACGGTCGTCCGGGGCTATTCGCTCATGGGCATCAGCAATGGTGAACGCTGGCTGTCCAGCCTGCTGGAGCAAGATCCGGTGATCTTTGATGTGGGTTTCCATGACGGTGAATCCTCATCAGAGCTGCTTGCCGTGCGTCCCAATGCGCGCGTGCATGCCTTCGATCCCTCACGCTTTGCGAAATCTGCCCATGACACGCGTTTTGGCGATGACGCACGCGTAAGCTTTCACAACATGGCCATCTCTGATGCCCCTGGTGTGTTGACCTTTTACGACTATGAGAACATGTGCAACAGTCTGGCACCCCGCAAGGATGACCTTGACCAGACAGCGCAGACCTATGACGTGCCGGTGTCGACGCTGGATAGCGTTTGCGCCAAAGAAGGGATCGCGTCGATCAATTTTCTCAAGATTGATGCCGAGGGCTATGATCTGAACGTGATTGAAGGCGCTCGCGGGCTGCTCGAGAACCAGAGCATCGACATCATTATGTTCGAATTCGCCAGTGGCTGGGCCGCGACCAAGCGTTATCTGTGGGAGGCCGACGCATTGTGCAAGGATGTGCCTTACAAAATGTTCCACATGTTCAACGGTTTCTTGTGTCCCTTCGTCTATGACGTCCGCAAGGATTCCTGTTGCACCCTACCAGCAATGTATGTGCTGATCAGTGAGAAACGATTGGCGCGCGGGAATATTCCGATGCGAAGCTACAGCTTTTGA
- a CDS encoding glycosyltransferase family 4 protein, which produces MQIYAFVPDAFGGHGGISVFNKDLLIAFAQHSRVDRVVALPRVMRHTPEPIPEGIVFRSGAVNSTFAYMKALARDLPDVARSDMLYCGHLNYAPLVSRLGRLFGIPVLGALYGIDAWTPSPKAARRRAASRLDRYYSISAYTRDRFLEWADVDTATIDLLPNAIHMSDYAPAPRDPALMARYGLTPENKVLLTFGRLVSRERAKGFDEVLDVLPRLLQDMPELRYIIAGDGPDQDRLEARVTEAGLGNAVIFTGYVEEAEKAALYGLSDLYVMPSRGEGFGFVFLEALACGVPVVASAIDGSRDAVRDGLLGPMVNPDDPEELIGAIRTGLSSPKGMMPEALAYFDFPQFAQRAQALIDETVAP; this is translated from the coding sequence TTGCAAATTTATGCCTTTGTGCCAGATGCCTTTGGAGGTCATGGCGGGATTTCCGTCTTCAACAAGGACTTGCTGATAGCCTTTGCGCAACATTCCCGAGTTGATCGAGTGGTCGCTCTGCCGCGGGTTATGCGGCACACGCCAGAACCAATCCCAGAGGGCATTGTGTTTCGCAGCGGCGCGGTCAACAGCACATTCGCCTACATGAAGGCCTTGGCGCGGGATCTGCCGGACGTTGCACGCAGCGATATGCTCTACTGCGGGCACCTGAATTATGCGCCTCTGGTCAGCCGCCTGGGACGACTCTTTGGTATTCCGGTGTTGGGTGCACTGTACGGCATCGACGCTTGGACCCCCAGTCCCAAGGCGGCCCGGCGTCGGGCGGCCTCTCGTCTTGATCGTTACTATTCGATCAGCGCCTATACCCGCGATCGCTTCTTGGAATGGGCTGATGTCGATACCGCCACGATCGATCTCTTGCCCAACGCCATTCACATGTCCGACTATGCGCCTGCGCCCCGCGATCCAGCATTGATGGCACGGTACGGTCTGACGCCTGAAAACAAGGTGCTGCTGACGTTTGGGCGGTTAGTGTCCCGTGAGCGTGCCAAAGGCTTTGACGAAGTGTTAGACGTGCTGCCGCGACTGCTACAGGACATGCCAGAGCTTCGTTACATCATCGCTGGTGATGGCCCTGATCAGGACCGGCTTGAGGCGCGCGTGACTGAGGCCGGCCTCGGCAATGCTGTGATCTTTACCGGTTATGTAGAAGAGGCAGAAAAGGCTGCGCTTTATGGGCTGTCGGATCTCTATGTTATGCCAAGCCGCGGCGAAGGGTTCGGTTTTGTATTTCTCGAGGCCCTGGCCTGCGGCGTGCCCGTAGTTGCAAGCGCGATTGACGGTAGCCGGGACGCCGTTCGCGATGGTTTGCTTGGCCCCATGGTCAACCCCGACGATCCAGAGGAGCTGATCGGTGCTATCCGAACCGGGCTGAGCTCTCCAAAGGGCATGATGCCAGAGGCACTGGCCTACTTTGATTTTCCTCAATTCGCGCAGCGTGCCCAGGCGCTCATAGACGAAACGGTGGCACCATGA
- a CDS encoding CgeB family protein, which translates to MTSPIRQLRVLIPYFAGADTFQDNVAYTLRQMGHIVETPDYKFRRNRGRLNRILVDTLTATRPERWEEHETYAVATARKFTPDLVLCLTQTLRAETLAELRGLGARCVAWWGDPPANMRGMGLLADGWDAIFIKDAMSVQKMQAVGFNAQLMHEAINPDWHCPQGAPRDNTLAVVGNFYGYRQILVSRLMDADAELALHGFSPPRWGDPRIQEHYTGRYVTRAEKSMVFEGALASLNCTTMSEGNSLNCRAFEINGAAGLQLIEDKPAVAECFEPGREILTYRSVDEILEYLARARSDQAWAEGIRKAGYRRAHAEHTYAQRLDRILKSVDLK; encoded by the coding sequence ATGACATCTCCGATCCGACAGTTGCGCGTACTCATCCCGTATTTTGCGGGCGCTGACACATTTCAGGACAATGTCGCGTACACCCTGCGCCAGATGGGCCATATCGTAGAGACCCCAGATTACAAATTCCGCCGTAACCGCGGTCGCCTGAATCGTATTTTGGTCGATACCCTCACCGCCACGCGCCCAGAACGGTGGGAAGAGCACGAAACCTATGCTGTGGCCACTGCGCGTAAGTTCACCCCCGATCTCGTGCTGTGCCTTACTCAAACGTTGCGCGCCGAGACATTGGCGGAATTGCGCGGGCTTGGTGCGCGTTGTGTGGCGTGGTGGGGCGATCCACCGGCAAATATGCGGGGTATGGGGCTTTTGGCGGACGGTTGGGACGCGATCTTCATCAAGGATGCAATGTCAGTCCAAAAAATGCAGGCGGTTGGCTTCAACGCACAGTTGATGCACGAAGCCATCAATCCAGACTGGCATTGTCCGCAAGGCGCCCCACGTGACAACACTCTGGCGGTGGTCGGTAATTTCTACGGCTATCGCCAGATCCTGGTCAGCCGCCTCATGGATGCCGACGCAGAACTCGCCTTGCACGGTTTCTCACCACCTCGTTGGGGGGATCCCCGTATCCAGGAACACTACACGGGGCGGTATGTCACCCGGGCAGAAAAAAGCATGGTCTTCGAAGGCGCGTTGGCCAGTTTGAATTGCACCACCATGAGTGAGGGTAATTCTTTGAATTGCCGCGCTTTTGAGATCAATGGGGCAGCAGGGTTGCAGCTTATTGAGGACAAACCTGCTGTTGCAGAGTGCTTTGAGCCAGGCCGAGAGATCCTGACCTATCGTTCCGTGGACGAGATATTGGAGTACTTGGCGCGCGCACGCTCAGACCAAGCCTGGGCCGAGGGCATTCGCAAAGCCGGGTACCGTCGTGCCCATGCGGAACACACTTATGCTCAACGCCTTGATCGCATCCTGAAGTCGGTGGATTTGAAATGA